A single region of the Changchengzhania lutea genome encodes:
- a CDS encoding TonB-dependent receptor translates to MRKHIKHILVVTMTLSVTMSFSQNRESDTINTGVIDVVKPYTPSISDAFKVKEIPTLDDEETATKKDIKYNIFSFPVASTFTPAKGKAAVVEKARPVKLFDNYATVGVGTYTTFLGEVYLNHAISRTESVGGYLSHHSSGGGIEDVLLDDNFSNSKINVNYASRLRDLAWNVEAGFQHQTYNWYGLPENYANNEPFANTLDVSHSFYNAHFGGDISFEDTYINSGSFFFRRFGDNFDSGENRFVVNAKVDVPINDVEISTDFKFDYIGGSFDRSYFSDTAINYGNFILVVTPSYEIKEDDLTVNLGFSAVYLKDRENSDSKFYIYPNVTASYRLVNDVLIAYGGITGDLIQNSYYDFATENSFVSPTLFIAPTDQLYNAYVGLKGKLSSNMSYNVNGRYLADRNKALFRNNTTSFDVLNAEDYEYGNSFGMVYDDVETFGVAGEINVDVNRNFKLGLKAEYFSYTTDNQAEAWNLPDVKGSLFLDYQIDEHWFAGANLFYIGERKDLLSVEDNLAGFQSMVVDLESYFDANAHVGYHINDKISTFIKANNIANEGYQRWQNYPVQSLQVLAGATFKFDF, encoded by the coding sequence ATGCGAAAGCACATAAAACATATATTAGTAGTAACAATGACGTTAAGTGTTACTATGTCATTTTCACAGAACAGAGAAAGCGATACCATAAATACAGGAGTTATAGATGTGGTTAAGCCATATACTCCTTCAATATCTGATGCTTTTAAAGTAAAGGAAATCCCGACTTTAGATGATGAAGAAACAGCGACAAAAAAGGACATTAAATATAATATTTTTTCTTTTCCGGTAGCTTCTACATTCACACCTGCAAAAGGTAAAGCAGCGGTGGTGGAAAAAGCAAGACCAGTTAAACTATTCGATAATTATGCGACTGTTGGTGTGGGAACGTATACAACCTTTTTAGGAGAAGTGTATTTAAATCATGCCATTAGCCGGACCGAGAGTGTTGGCGGTTATTTAAGTCACCATTCATCTGGCGGCGGTATTGAAGATGTTTTATTGGATGACAATTTTTCTAATTCTAAAATCAATGTCAATTATGCTTCGCGTCTGAGAGATTTGGCATGGAATGTTGAGGCTGGTTTTCAGCATCAAACTTACAACTGGTACGGTTTACCCGAAAATTATGCAAATAATGAGCCCTTTGCTAACACCTTAGATGTTAGCCATTCGTTCTATAATGCACATTTTGGAGGTGATATTAGTTTTGAAGATACTTATATCAACTCAGGGAGCTTCTTTTTTAGACGTTTTGGGGATAATTTCGATTCAGGGGAGAATAGGTTTGTGGTTAATGCAAAAGTAGATGTTCCTATTAATGATGTTGAAATTTCAACCGACTTTAAATTTGATTATATAGGTGGTTCGTTCGATAGAAGCTATTTTTCAGATACTGCCATAAATTACGGTAATTTTATATTAGTTGTAACACCTAGCTACGAAATAAAAGAAGATGACTTAACGGTAAATTTAGGGTTTTCTGCAGTCTATTTAAAAGATAGGGAAAATAGCGATAGTAAGTTTTATATCTACCCAAATGTAACAGCATCCTATCGTTTGGTCAATGATGTTCTTATTGCCTACGGTGGTATTACGGGCGATTTAATTCAGAATTCTTATTATGATTTCGCTACCGAAAACTCATTTGTATCCCCAACGCTATTTATTGCACCTACCGATCAATTATACAATGCTTATGTGGGCTTAAAAGGAAAGTTGTCGAGTAATATGAGTTACAATGTTAACGGACGGTATTTAGCGGATAGAAATAAAGCCTTGTTCAGGAATAATACAACATCGTTTGATGTGCTTAACGCTGAAGATTATGAATACGGAAATTCCTTTGGTATGGTATACGATGATGTGGAAACCTTTGGTGTGGCAGGAGAAATTAATGTCGATGTGAATAGAAATTTTAAATTGGGTTTAAAAGCTGAATACTTCTCATATACAACCGATAATCAAGCGGAAGCATGGAATTTACCAGATGTAAAAGGCTCCCTGTTTTTAGATTATCAAATTGATGAGCATTGGTTCGCGGGCGCTAATTTATTTTATATTGGTGAGCGTAAAGATTTATTAAGTGTGGAGGATAATTTAGCAGGATTCCAATCTATGGTTGTAGATTTGGAGAGCTATTTTGATGCTAATGCACATGTGGGCTATCACATTAATGATAAAATTTCAACCTTTATAAAAGCGAATAATATTGCAAATGAAGGCTATCAACGTTGGCAGAATTACCCAGTACAAAGCCTGCAAGTTCTAGCCGGAGCGACATTTAAGTTCGATTTTTAA
- a CDS encoding class I SAM-dependent methyltransferase, giving the protein MKDLFGNALIDYQNGNYSEDIITSTSISGDDVLPVPYLFRGFKDMPKLEQNALKLCKGFVLDVGCGAGSHSLYLQEKGFTVKAIDISKGAVKVAKKRGVLHAEVVDVLDENQSFDTILLLMNGTGIFKELSQVSKYLTHLKSLLNPNGHILIDSSDIKYMYEDEDGGFWIDTNANYYGELDYFLSYKGEQETPLKWLYLDFETLKLACETVGLQCELISEGEHFDYLARLF; this is encoded by the coding sequence ATGAAAGACCTTTTCGGAAACGCTTTAATCGATTATCAAAACGGAAACTACTCCGAAGATATTATAACCTCAACAAGTATTTCGGGTGATGATGTTTTGCCAGTACCCTATTTGTTTCGAGGCTTTAAAGACATGCCAAAGCTGGAACAGAACGCTTTAAAACTTTGTAAAGGTTTTGTTTTAGATGTAGGATGTGGTGCAGGAAGCCATAGTTTGTATCTTCAAGAAAAAGGTTTTACAGTAAAAGCTATTGACATTTCAAAAGGGGCTGTAAAAGTGGCAAAAAAACGTGGTGTTTTACATGCTGAAGTCGTTGATGTTTTAGACGAAAACCAATCGTTTGATACCATCCTATTACTTATGAATGGTACAGGAATTTTTAAAGAATTATCACAAGTTTCAAAATACTTAACCCATTTAAAAAGTTTATTAAACCCAAACGGACACATTTTAATTGATTCATCCGATATTAAATATATGTACGAAGATGAAGATGGCGGATTTTGGATAGATACGAACGCCAATTATTACGGCGAACTCGATTATTTCTTATCCTATAAAGGGGAACAAGAAACTCCCTTGAAATGGTTATATCTAGATTTTGAAACCTTAAAATTAGCTTGTGAGACGGTTGGCTTACAGTGTGAGTTGATTAGCGAAGGGGAGCATTTTGATTATTTGGCACGCCTCTTTTAA
- a CDS encoding amidohydrolase translates to MRKLIGLLIFVILMSCSTKEQIDLIVTNAKIYTVNQDFTTAEAFAVKDGKFLEIGTSENINSKYETTETLDAKGQTVLPGLIDAHCHFLGLGLNQLHVNLVGTTSFDEIVKRVSDFQNKRQHHFIYGRGWDQNDWKEKAFPDNMVLNSLFPDTPVALKRIDGHALLVNQAALDLGNITVETDIDGGELVIENGKLTGVLIDKAQRLVLQHWSKPTKKEVVTALLEAQKLCIAQGLTTVDDAGLDRDVIEVIDSLHNAGDLSIRVYAMVSANQKNLDYYLKRSIIKTDRLNVRSFKFYADGALGSRGAMLREPYTDKPGHLGLLVNSIDELNETAQRISNSEFQMNTHAIGDSANHAVLNIYKDVLQDKKDRRWRVEHAQVISPEDFELFDNIIPSVQPTHATSDMYWAEDRVGAERVKGAYAFKDLLKVYGKVALGTDFPVEQVSPFLTFYAAVTRQDLEGYPEAGYQIENALSRQEALKGMTIWAAYSNFEEDEKGSIEVGKFADFIILDKDIMTVEVNEIPHVKVIQTFIDGKAQFD, encoded by the coding sequence ATGCGTAAATTAATAGGCCTTTTAATATTTGTAATTCTAATGAGTTGTTCAACAAAAGAACAAATCGATTTGATTGTTACAAATGCAAAAATATATACGGTTAATCAGGACTTTACAACCGCAGAAGCTTTCGCGGTAAAAGACGGTAAGTTTTTAGAAATTGGAACTTCAGAAAATATTAATTCTAAATACGAAACTACCGAAACTTTAGATGCTAAGGGACAAACCGTTTTACCAGGTCTAATAGATGCCCATTGTCATTTTTTAGGCTTGGGTTTAAATCAATTACATGTCAATTTGGTTGGTACAACTAGTTTTGATGAGATAGTTAAAAGAGTAAGCGATTTTCAAAACAAGCGTCAACACCATTTCATTTATGGAAGAGGTTGGGACCAAAACGATTGGAAAGAGAAAGCGTTCCCAGATAATATGGTGTTAAATAGTTTATTTCCTGATACGCCTGTGGCTCTAAAACGTATTGATGGACATGCTTTATTAGTTAATCAAGCGGCTTTAGATTTAGGAAACATAACTGTTGAAACTGATATAGATGGTGGCGAACTCGTAATTGAAAACGGCAAATTAACTGGTGTTTTAATTGATAAAGCGCAGCGTTTAGTGCTTCAGCATTGGTCAAAACCAACAAAAAAGGAAGTTGTTACTGCTTTATTAGAAGCACAAAAATTATGTATTGCGCAAGGTTTGACAACGGTTGACGATGCTGGATTGGACAGAGATGTTATTGAGGTTATTGATAGTTTACATAACGCAGGAGATTTAAGTATAAGAGTGTATGCTATGGTTTCTGCCAACCAAAAAAACCTAGACTATTACTTGAAACGGAGCATTATTAAAACAGATAGGTTAAACGTACGGTCATTTAAGTTTTATGCAGACGGAGCTTTGGGGTCAAGAGGCGCCATGTTACGTGAACCATATACAGATAAACCAGGGCATTTAGGGTTATTAGTGAATAGCATTGATGAGCTTAATGAAACAGCTCAGCGCATTTCTAATTCAGAATTTCAAATGAATACCCATGCTATTGGTGATTCGGCAAACCATGCGGTATTAAATATTTATAAAGACGTTTTGCAAGACAAAAAGGATAGGCGCTGGCGTGTTGAACATGCCCAAGTTATATCACCAGAAGATTTTGAGTTGTTTGATAATATTATTCCATCTGTTCAACCAACGCATGCTACGAGCGATATGTATTGGGCAGAAGATAGGGTAGGAGCAGAACGTGTAAAAGGCGCATATGCCTTTAAAGATTTGTTAAAAGTCTATGGAAAAGTAGCCTTGGGTACAGATTTTCCAGTAGAGCAGGTAAGCCCGTTTTTAACGTTTTATGCTGCTGTTACTAGGCAAGACTTAGAAGGTTATCCAGAAGCTGGTTACCAAATAGAGAATGCTTTAAGTAGACAGGAAGCTTTAAAAGGAATGACTATTTGGGCGGCCTATTCTAATTTTGAAGAAGACGAAAAGGGTAGCATTGAAGTTGGCAAATTTGCAGATTTTATCATTTTAGATAAAGATATTATGACGGTTGAGGTTAACGAAATACCTCATGTAAAAGTTATTCAAACCTTTATTGACGGAAAAGCGCAATTCGATTAA
- a CDS encoding tetratricopeptide repeat protein: MIKIVSLWVAIIFTCHGFAQQSATYTNDLVDYQKALSLYNNQQYLAAQSLFSTVKKTAEQEVLKSDCAYYIANCAVRLNQQNADQLIQDFVDEYPTSTKRNTAFVDVGDYYFENSKYAYARKWYDKVNENALAKKERERFYFRNGYSAFSSKQYKEAKTYLTKVENSQEFGSQAKYYIGFMAYEGDDYDKANEYFDQVSDQERYKEKLSYYQADLHFKLGKFEKAIALAKERLHSSDDAEVSELSKIIGESYFNLEQYKEAIPYLSEYKGKKGKRDKTGKWNNTDFYQLGYAHYKQGDYENAISEFNKIIGGTNAIAQNAYYHLGESYIKLDKKQEALNAFRNASQMDFDLKIQEDAWLNYAKISYDIGNPYQSAPQVLAGYLDKYPETSYKEEIETLLIDSYITSKNYKEALKLLEGKKNFENKVAYQKVAFYRGIELYNENQYLEAETLFDGSLKEPRDPLYVARATFWKAETDYNLTDYDDALVGFKQFQQQAQSETTSEIENIDYNLAYTYFKLKNYSQATKHFNAFIVKNKEDKVRLNDAYLRLGDGYFVSSDYKNAINAYEKAIKLSEIDSDYAFFQKAISAGYVGKSSKKISELEQFISEYPKSKLRDDAMYELGNSYVKTNETEKAMDVYNRLGSEYRMSSFVPKALLRQGLVYYNASENERALTKFKKVAADFPGTPEAVQAVSTAKLIYIDLGRVDDYAKWVRTLDYVEVTDSELENATYEAAEKQYIDGNTDKAIKQFNGYLNQFPDGLHALQAHFYVAQLYYKKDLTANAAPHYKYVVEASRNEYTEEALSRLSQFYLESKSWNKAIPLLLRLEEEANFPQNIVFAQSNLMKANYQLNNYDDAVAYAEKVLTSSKIDNKIKSDAHIIIARSAMKTGDETRAKTAYTKVERVATGETAAEALYFNAYFKNKEGKHEASNQTVQKLAKDFSGYKYYSAKGLVLMAKNYYALKDAFQATYILESVIQNFAEYDDVVTEAKSELRKIKTEEAKTNSSIETED; this comes from the coding sequence ATGATTAAAATTGTTTCCCTATGGGTGGCTATAATATTTACTTGCCACGGCTTCGCACAACAATCTGCTACATATACAAATGATTTAGTAGACTATCAAAAGGCATTATCGCTATATAATAATCAACAATATCTTGCGGCTCAAAGTTTATTTTCAACAGTAAAAAAAACTGCCGAACAGGAGGTTTTAAAGTCCGATTGCGCCTATTATATTGCCAATTGTGCGGTACGGTTAAATCAGCAAAACGCAGATCAGCTCATTCAGGATTTCGTAGATGAATATCCTACAAGTACAAAACGAAACACGGCGTTTGTAGATGTTGGCGATTACTATTTTGAAAATTCCAAATATGCCTATGCCAGAAAATGGTATGATAAAGTGAATGAAAATGCCTTGGCTAAAAAAGAAAGAGAGCGGTTTTACTTTAGAAATGGATATTCGGCCTTTTCTTCAAAACAATATAAAGAGGCTAAAACCTATCTTACTAAAGTAGAAAACTCACAAGAATTTGGTTCACAGGCAAAATATTACATCGGTTTTATGGCTTATGAAGGGGATGATTATGACAAGGCCAATGAATATTTTGATCAAGTGAGCGACCAAGAACGCTACAAAGAAAAGCTTTCTTATTATCAAGCCGATTTACATTTTAAATTGGGGAAATTTGAAAAAGCCATTGCCCTGGCAAAAGAGCGATTACATAGTAGTGATGATGCCGAGGTGTCGGAGCTTTCAAAAATAATTGGCGAAAGTTATTTCAATCTAGAACAGTATAAAGAAGCCATCCCTTATCTGTCGGAATATAAAGGCAAAAAAGGAAAGAGAGATAAAACTGGTAAATGGAACAATACCGATTTCTATCAATTGGGATATGCACATTATAAACAAGGGGATTATGAAAATGCCATTTCAGAATTCAATAAAATAATTGGCGGAACAAACGCTATCGCTCAAAACGCCTACTACCATTTAGGGGAAAGTTATATTAAATTAGATAAAAAGCAAGAGGCTTTAAATGCCTTTAGAAATGCTTCCCAAATGGATTTCGATCTAAAAATTCAAGAAGATGCTTGGTTGAACTACGCAAAAATTAGTTATGATATTGGAAACCCTTACCAATCTGCTCCGCAAGTTTTAGCGGGTTATTTAGATAAGTATCCCGAAACCAGTTATAAAGAAGAGATTGAAACATTATTAATTGATTCTTATATTACTTCAAAAAACTATAAAGAAGCGTTAAAGTTACTAGAAGGCAAAAAGAATTTTGAAAATAAAGTGGCGTATCAAAAGGTAGCTTTTTATAGAGGCATTGAACTTTATAACGAAAATCAATATTTGGAAGCAGAAACTTTATTTGACGGATCTTTAAAAGAACCTCGCGATCCTCTGTATGTAGCACGAGCAACCTTTTGGAAAGCAGAAACTGATTATAATCTAACAGATTATGATGACGCTTTAGTAGGTTTTAAACAGTTTCAGCAGCAAGCACAATCTGAAACAACTTCAGAGATTGAAAATATAGACTACAACTTGGCATATACTTATTTCAAGTTAAAAAATTACTCACAAGCTACAAAACACTTCAATGCATTTATAGTAAAGAATAAGGAGGATAAAGTAAGATTGAATGATGCCTATTTAAGATTGGGCGACGGATATTTTGTGTCTAGCGATTATAAAAACGCAATTAATGCTTACGAAAAAGCCATAAAATTAAGTGAAATCGATTCTGATTATGCCTTTTTTCAAAAGGCAATTAGTGCGGGATATGTAGGGAAATCTTCAAAAAAGATTTCAGAATTGGAACAGTTTATTTCAGAATATCCTAAATCGAAACTCCGTGACGATGCCATGTACGAGTTAGGGAATTCCTATGTTAAGACCAATGAAACTGAAAAGGCCATGGACGTTTACAACCGTTTAGGTTCAGAATACCGCATGAGTTCCTTTGTTCCAAAGGCATTATTACGTCAAGGACTCGTCTATTACAATGCCAGTGAAAATGAACGCGCATTAACCAAGTTTAAAAAAGTTGCAGCAGATTTTCCGGGTACGCCAGAAGCAGTTCAAGCAGTTTCTACGGCTAAATTGATTTATATTGATTTAGGGCGCGTGGACGATTATGCCAAATGGGTACGTACTTTAGATTATGTAGAAGTAACCGATTCAGAATTGGAAAATGCAACTTACGAAGCGGCTGAAAAACAATATATAGATGGCAATACAGACAAGGCCATCAAACAATTTAATGGGTACTTAAATCAATTTCCGGATGGTCTGCATGCACTACAAGCTCATTTTTATGTAGCGCAGTTATATTATAAAAAAGATTTAACGGCCAATGCGGCGCCACATTATAAGTACGTAGTAGAAGCGTCACGTAATGAATATACAGAAGAAGCCTTATCCAGACTTTCGCAGTTTTATTTAGAAAGTAAAAGTTGGAATAAAGCAATTCCTTTATTGTTGCGTTTGGAAGAAGAAGCCAACTTTCCACAAAATATCGTATTTGCGCAGTCTAATTTAATGAAAGCCAATTATCAATTAAACAATTATGATGATGCGGTAGCGTACGCTGAAAAAGTGCTTACCAGTTCTAAAATTGATAATAAAATAAAAAGTGATGCACATATTATTATTGCGCGTTCTGCTATGAAAACCGGTGATGAAACTAGAGCAAAAACAGCCTATACAAAAGTTGAGAGAGTTGCTACTGGTGAAACCGCTGCAGAAGCCTTGTATTTTAATGCATATTTTAAGAACAAGGAAGGCAAGCATGAGGCATCCAATCAAACGGTCCAAAAATTAGCTAAGGATTTTTCAGGTTATAAATACTATAGTGCAAAAGGTTTAGTGCTTATGGCGAAAAACTATTATGCCTTAAAGGATGCCTTTCAAGCCACTTATATTCTAGAAAGTGTTATTCAAAATTTTGCTGAGTATGACGATGTGGTTACCGAAGCGAAATCAGAATTACGAAAAATAAAGACAGAGGAAGCCAAGACCAATTCATCCATTGAAACCGAGGATTAA